The proteins below are encoded in one region of Paenacidovorax monticola:
- a CDS encoding outer membrane protein assembly factor BamE — protein sequence MLAQARCSARVALILLTGVVVAACGSLEGSGSRLISAVTPYKVSVVQGNFVSREQVEALQPGMSRQQVREILGTPLVTSLFHANRWEYVFTLKKPGEDVQTRKLTVFFDGDVFARSEGDDMPTEAEFVGTLSSRVKKNVPVLEATEAQLARYPAPAPVQAASVPAAAGAAPTSYPPLESATR from the coding sequence ATGCTTGCCCAAGCCCGTTGCAGCGCCCGCGTGGCACTGATCCTGTTGACCGGTGTCGTCGTGGCCGCCTGTGGCAGCCTGGAAGGCTCGGGCAGCCGCCTGATCAGCGCCGTGACCCCCTACAAGGTGTCCGTGGTGCAGGGCAACTTCGTGTCGCGCGAGCAGGTGGAAGCGCTGCAGCCCGGCATGAGCCGCCAGCAGGTGCGCGAGATTCTGGGCACGCCGCTCGTGACCAGCCTGTTCCATGCCAACCGCTGGGAATACGTCTTCACGCTCAAGAAACCCGGCGAGGACGTGCAGACGCGCAAGCTCACGGTGTTCTTCGACGGCGACGTGTTCGCGCGCTCCGAGGGCGACGACATGCCCACCGAGGCCGAGTTTGTGGGCACGCTGAGCTCGCGCGTCAAGAAGAACGTGCCGGTGCTCGAGGCCACCGAGGCCCAGCTGGCCCGCTACCCCGCGCCTGCTCCGGTGCAGGCTGCCAGCGTGCCCGCCGCCGCAGGGGCTGCGCCCACGAGCTACCCGCCGCTCGAATCCGCCACGCGCTGA
- the dapB gene encoding 4-hydroxy-tetrahydrodipicolinate reductase, translated as MTGTSSPAATTPRLRVAVAGASGRMGRMLIEAVRASDDCVLAGALDVAASPAVGSDATAFLGIASGVPITADLRAGLQHADVLIDFTRPEGTLAHLAVCAELGVKAVIGTTGFSAVQKAEIAAYAEKTAVVFAPNMSVGVNVTLKLLQMAAKALGEGYDVEIVEAHHKHKVDAPSGTALKMGEVIAEAQGTRLSDRAVYERYGDTGARQQGTIGFATIRGGDVVGEHTVMFIGAGERVEVTHKSNSRVGYTEGSLRAARFLATRRTGMFDMFDVLGLN; from the coding sequence ATGACAGGTACTTCTTCGCCCGCCGCCACGACTCCCCGCCTGCGCGTGGCCGTGGCCGGCGCCTCCGGCCGCATGGGCCGCATGCTCATCGAAGCCGTCCGCGCCAGCGACGACTGCGTTCTGGCCGGCGCCCTGGACGTGGCCGCCAGCCCCGCCGTGGGCTCCGACGCCACGGCCTTTCTCGGCATTGCCAGCGGCGTGCCCATTACAGCCGACCTGCGCGCGGGCCTGCAGCATGCCGACGTGCTCATCGACTTCACGCGGCCCGAGGGCACGTTGGCCCACCTGGCCGTGTGTGCCGAGCTGGGCGTCAAGGCCGTGATCGGCACCACGGGCTTCTCCGCCGTGCAGAAGGCCGAGATCGCCGCCTATGCGGAGAAGACCGCCGTTGTCTTCGCCCCCAACATGAGCGTGGGCGTGAACGTCACGCTCAAGCTGCTGCAGATGGCGGCCAAGGCGCTGGGCGAGGGCTACGACGTGGAAATCGTCGAAGCCCACCACAAGCACAAGGTCGACGCGCCCTCGGGCACGGCGCTCAAGATGGGCGAGGTCATCGCCGAAGCCCAGGGCACCCGCTTGTCCGACCGAGCCGTGTACGAGCGCTACGGCGACACCGGCGCGCGCCAGCAGGGCACCATCGGCTTCGCGACCATCCGGGGCGGCGATGTGGTGGGCGAGCACACGGTCATGTTCATCGGCGCGGGCGAGCGCGTGGAGGTCACGCACAAGTCCAACAGCCGCGTGGGCTATACCGAGGGCAGCCTGCGCGCCGCACGTTTCCTGGCCACGCGCCGCACGGGCATGTTCGACATGTTCGACGTGCTGGGCCTGAACTGA
- a CDS encoding MotA/TolQ/ExbB proton channel family protein, whose amino-acid sequence MDPLHWLRQGDAVTQASALLLLAMSVASWVVILWKVRVMHRAGADVPRCTAAFWQAPSLSAAASQIEAFDREALVLPLVGAANSVAKSERAETLAARGSAEQQLTRVLRDALHGVLGRLQFGQVLLATVGSTAPFVGLLGTVWGIYHALTTIAGAGQITIDRVAGPVGEALVMTAAGLAVAIPAVLAYNVFGRLIGRIEADLEGFARDLRELLLDAPAAD is encoded by the coding sequence ATGGACCCGCTCCACTGGTTGCGCCAGGGCGACGCCGTCACTCAGGCCTCGGCACTGCTGCTGCTGGCCATGTCGGTGGCCAGTTGGGTCGTGATCCTCTGGAAGGTCCGCGTCATGCACCGCGCGGGCGCCGACGTGCCGCGCTGCACGGCAGCGTTCTGGCAGGCTCCCTCGCTCTCCGCCGCCGCCAGCCAGATCGAGGCCTTTGACCGCGAGGCGCTGGTCCTGCCCCTGGTGGGCGCCGCGAATTCCGTTGCCAAGTCCGAGCGCGCCGAGACCCTGGCCGCGCGTGGCAGTGCCGAGCAGCAGCTCACGCGCGTGCTGCGCGACGCGCTGCACGGCGTGCTGGGCCGTCTGCAGTTCGGCCAGGTGCTGCTGGCCACCGTGGGGTCCACGGCGCCTTTCGTAGGATTGCTGGGCACCGTCTGGGGCATCTACCACGCACTCACCACCATTGCGGGCGCGGGCCAGATCACGATCGACCGGGTCGCGGGCCCCGTGGGCGAGGCGCTGGTCATGACGGCCGCCGGCCTGGCCGTGGCCATCCCGGCCGTGCTGGCCTACAACGTGTTCGGCCGCCTTATCGGCCGTATCGAGGCCGATCTCGAGGGCTTTGCGCGCGACCTGCGCGAGCTGCTGCTCGACGCGCCGGCAGCCGACTGA
- a CDS encoding ExbD/TolR family protein has translation MAFGRLERTPGPQPMSEINMTPLVDVMLVLVVIFILTAPLLASSIRLDLPRAEGGAPGAPPQALTLVVDRAGQAFLDDRPFTQEALAARLAEVAAARPDTEIQLRADAAVPYGRVVEIMGAAHAAGLQRIGFVAEPPRPRP, from the coding sequence ATGGCATTCGGCCGCCTCGAACGCACCCCCGGACCCCAGCCCATGAGCGAAATCAACATGACGCCGCTGGTGGACGTGATGCTGGTGCTCGTCGTGATCTTCATCCTCACCGCGCCATTGCTGGCCAGCTCGATCCGGCTGGACCTGCCGCGTGCCGAGGGCGGGGCGCCGGGCGCGCCGCCGCAGGCCCTCACGCTGGTGGTGGACCGCGCCGGCCAGGCCTTCTTGGACGACCGCCCCTTCACCCAGGAGGCCCTGGCCGCGCGCCTGGCCGAGGTGGCGGCCGCGCGGCCCGACACCGAGATCCAGCTGCGCGCCGACGCGGCCGTGCCCTACGGCCGCGTGGTTGAGATCATGGGCGCCGCCCACGCGGCGGGGCTGCAGCGCATCGGCTTCGTGGCCGAGCCGCCCCGGCCCCGGCCGTAA